The genomic segment TAAATTCAAGCGTAACAGTCACCATTGGCGGGAGCCCTGTCCCAGGGCCGGCGACAGATTTATCCCATGCATCATAGATGTTGCCATCTTTGCCCCTGTATGTGAAATTGACTGAATGGAGCCCCTCGCATATGCGCCACCCGCCGGTATTTTCATCAGGCCATTCAAGGTTTGCCCTGGTGTCTGACCTGTAGAGTATAATGCTTTTATCCTCCTTTAAAATTGGGTAGTAGGCGATCTTCGCATCACCTGCCTCATCCTGTGATTTCTCCAGATCTATATGGGACCTGGAAAAGAATCTGATTCGGTCTGATTCCCTCCCCTCTATAAAGTCATCCTCTCCAATCAGCGCCTCAGAGGCAGTTACACCCTGTCCACCCCCTGATGGCTCAGGTATATAGGTTGATTCAAGGTCTTCCACAATCCTGATCATAGCTGTCCTGGCCATCGCATATATCTCTGCCTGGGTCTCTGCTATCTCTATATTTCTGTAAGTGCCTGTATAGGCAGGATATATAAGAGAGACTATAACAGCAAATATGGCTATTGCCACCACTATCTCAAGCAGGGTAAAGCCATACTGGCCATTAACCCTCTTTTGACCTGATAAAAGAATAGTTGATATCCTGAATCTATTTAAGCAGGCGATCATTCACCATTCACCCTTCACCATTCAGCTAAAAAAGCTTGTACAGCCTTATATCATATTGATAGACCCTGTTTTCTCCAAAATAGACATGAAGGTCTATCTGTTTAAAACGGTCAGCATATTCTTCAAGCAGCTCAATGGATGTGCTGTTTATCTCTACCTCCCAGGTATAATCAGGGTAATCATCCCCGAAATCCCCTGAGTCGTTCATGATGCCCTCTGTCTCGGCTATCTCGATCTCAGCCATCTTCCCCTGTGCCAGAAATGAAGCGGTCGTATAAAACTTGGCCTCGTTGGCAAGACTCAGCCCCTGCGACTGGGATGCAAGGAGGGTTGTAAGCGCAATGCCTATAAGGGCTAGGGCAAACATGACCTCCATAAGGCTAAAACCCCTGCTGTTAAATATCCTTTGATGCAATATCTTCAAAGCTTAGATAATCCTCCATGATCTTTACCTTTCCCAGGAAGGGCTCCAGCACAAGGGTGAATTTTCTATTGCCCTTATCCCCAAGGTGTATCAGGGAATAGCGCATGTACCCCTTTCTGCTGAACCTGATCCTCTGTTCACCATCTGTCTTTCTTTCTGAGCCATACTGATCTATATCAAGTATACGCACATCCTCTGGTAGTGTCCTGGC from the Desulfatiglans sp. genome contains:
- a CDS encoding type II secretion system protein, with product MIACLNRFRISTILLSGQKRVNGQYGFTLLEIVVAIAIFAVIVSLIYPAYTGTYRNIEIAETQAEIYAMARTAMIRIVEDLESTYIPEPSGGGQGVTASEALIGEDDFIEGRESDRIRFFSRSHIDLEKSQDEAGDAKIAYYPILKEDKSIILYRSDTRANLEWPDENTGGWRICEGLHSVNFTYRGKDGNIYDAWDKSVAGPGTGLPPMVTVTLEFIDKDNPEKPLTFSTSVALPLSN
- a CDS encoding prepilin-type N-terminal cleavage/methylation domain-containing protein, with product MKILHQRIFNSRGFSLMEVMFALALIGIALTTLLASQSQGLSLANEAKFYTTASFLAQGKMAEIEIAETEGIMNDSGDFGDDYPDYTWEVEINSTSIELLEEYADRFKQIDLHVYFGENRVYQYDIRLYKLF